A portion of the Vibrio coralliirubri genome contains these proteins:
- a CDS encoding GNAT family N-acetyltransferase, translated as MEYQLDIEPSDDDINEVRGGLIKHNTPFLEGIPKSQVAYYAMEEGNKVGGIIADLWGNWLLIKFLWVDDSMRGKQVGSELLERIEEYAKSQGCTSSLVDTLSFQAKPFYEKRGYECQMVLKNYPADSSLSFLTKSLVKK; from the coding sequence ATGGAATACCAATTAGATATCGAGCCCTCCGATGACGACATTAATGAAGTCCGAGGCGGGTTAATCAAACACAACACACCGTTTCTGGAAGGGATCCCCAAGTCTCAAGTTGCGTACTACGCGATGGAGGAAGGCAACAAAGTCGGTGGCATTATCGCTGACCTTTGGGGAAACTGGTTACTGATTAAGTTCCTCTGGGTCGACGATTCGATGAGAGGAAAGCAAGTCGGCAGTGAGCTACTTGAGCGTATTGAAGAGTATGCGAAGTCTCAAGGTTGTACGTCGTCATTGGTCGATACATTAAGTTTCCAAGCCAAACCTTTCTATGAGAAACGAGGGTATGAATGCCAGATGGTGTTAAAAAATTACCCTGCAGATTCCTCGCTATCGTTTCTCACAAAGTCGCTCGTCAAAAAGTAG
- a CDS encoding bleomycin resistance protein, with protein sequence MTLRIVPELYCFDINVSKSFFVDVLGFEVKYDRPDEEFAYLTLDGVDVMLEGIAGKSRKWLSGDLALPLGRGVNFQWDVIDIELLYQRVNESAAESIYLALESKSYQCGDSIATQKQFIVQTPDGYLFRFCQDMS encoded by the coding sequence ATGACGTTACGAATAGTTCCGGAGCTTTATTGTTTCGATATTAATGTGAGCAAATCCTTCTTTGTCGATGTGTTAGGGTTTGAAGTGAAATACGATCGCCCAGATGAGGAGTTTGCTTATCTAACGCTTGATGGTGTTGATGTGATGCTTGAAGGGATTGCGGGCAAAAGTCGAAAATGGCTTTCAGGTGATCTGGCGTTACCTTTAGGGCGTGGCGTAAACTTTCAATGGGATGTTATCGATATCGAACTTCTATATCAGAGAGTTAACGAAAGTGCCGCTGAATCTATTTACTTAGCGTTAGAGTCAAAGTCTTATCAATGTGGTGATTCGATTGCGACTCAGAAGCAGTTCATCGTTCAAACTCCAGACGGTTATCTGTTTAGGTTCTGCCAAGATATGAGTTAA
- a CDS encoding glutathione S-transferase family protein: MQVLLYSAQGSNSSERVEWVLNFKRIPYDRIEVSSDELTTTYLDINPFGYVPSLSVDGSVFSESIAIIEYLEERFPNPNLFGQDLVEKTHIRRVCEYVNSSIHSPQNRIVLRFMRPELDERSKRELRGEWIMCCLEKLSTSICRESEFAVGSDFSVADIFVASIYKKALQHGCARNNFYDNHLMYIRLNESVEVSEPQTI; this comes from the coding sequence ATGCAAGTCTTATTGTATAGCGCACAAGGATCGAACAGTTCCGAAAGGGTCGAGTGGGTGCTTAATTTCAAGCGGATACCTTACGATAGAATCGAGGTTAGCTCTGATGAACTAACGACCACATACCTAGATATAAATCCTTTTGGTTATGTTCCATCACTCTCGGTCGATGGTTCAGTGTTTTCTGAATCAATTGCGATTATTGAGTATCTTGAAGAGCGATTCCCTAACCCCAACTTATTTGGACAAGATCTTGTTGAAAAAACGCACATTCGTAGAGTTTGCGAATACGTAAACTCTAGTATTCATTCCCCTCAAAACAGAATAGTATTAAGGTTCATGCGTCCAGAGCTAGATGAGCGTTCAAAGCGTGAGCTTCGTGGGGAATGGATTATGTGCTGTCTAGAAAAGTTAAGTACGTCAATCTGTCGTGAATCAGAGTTTGCAGTAGGCAGTGACTTTAGCGTTGCTGATATATTTGTGGCTTCAATCTATAAAAAGGCGTTACAACATGGTTGTGCGAGAAATAATTTCTACGACAACCACTTGATGTATATAAGGTTGAATGAAAGTGTTGAAGTTTCAGAACCACAAACAATTTAG
- a CDS encoding VOC family protein, whose translation MKQNIVHIALVVKDYDEALDFYVNKLKFDLIEDTYLPEEDKRWVVVAPPNSTGVSLLLARASKPEQLDFIGNQAGGRVFLFLNTDDFWRDYERMTSLGINFVREPKEQGYGTVAVFEDLYGNLWDLLQLNPEHPMANR comes from the coding sequence ATGAAACAGAATATTGTCCACATTGCACTCGTGGTAAAAGACTACGATGAAGCGCTTGATTTCTATGTAAATAAGCTTAAGTTTGATCTCATCGAAGACACGTATCTACCAGAAGAAGATAAGCGCTGGGTTGTTGTTGCTCCACCAAATTCAACCGGTGTGAGCTTGTTACTTGCTAGAGCTTCCAAGCCAGAGCAACTTGATTTCATCGGTAACCAAGCTGGTGGACGCGTATTCCTATTTTTAAACACCGATGATTTCTGGCGTGATTACGAACGTATGACGTCTTTGGGCATTAACTTTGTCCGAGAGCCTAAAGAGCAAGGCTACGGCACCGTTGCTGTGTTTGAAGATCTTTACGGTAACTTGTGGGATCTGCTTCAGTTAAACCCTGAACACCCTATGGCTAACAGGTAG
- a CDS encoding phosphotransferase enzyme family protein, with protein MSDFIREASEHWSQIDPDMSLELQSLGATNHVFRVQSSQTFYLRKYRARDVVQIQREHELLQNLSKDLNIIIAPVLTRDDSTFCKIGEDFYALFPEAKGTLIEKDELSELHAYELGKALANLHIQLARIAGNDFPTIALSWDKNAWVGRLEKIIAVIEANSEFNTNDSVLRRVKQQRDYLASSKAIHSYTPLTSMQLIHGDFHQFNVFFASNCAVSNVIDWDLIQNMPAGYDVARACMYMFNMELTRSLVLLKGYLSVKPLSRFELNDGAKAWAVYADHHVWALEEVFLKNNTAAQKFIPQSDFVPFMEQWSKIEIALFESVRRKV; from the coding sequence ATGAGTGATTTTATTCGTGAGGCAAGTGAACACTGGAGCCAAATCGATCCAGATATGAGTTTAGAGCTGCAATCATTAGGCGCAACGAATCATGTCTTTCGAGTTCAATCCTCGCAGACTTTTTACCTCAGAAAATATCGTGCTCGCGACGTTGTGCAAATCCAACGTGAGCATGAACTCTTACAAAACCTTTCGAAAGATTTAAACATTATAATTGCTCCAGTTTTGACTAGAGATGACAGTACCTTTTGTAAAATTGGTGAGGATTTTTATGCTTTATTCCCTGAAGCCAAGGGTACGCTAATTGAAAAAGACGAATTGTCTGAATTGCATGCTTATGAGTTAGGAAAAGCTCTCGCAAATTTGCATATTCAACTCGCTCGCATTGCTGGGAATGATTTCCCAACAATTGCTCTATCTTGGGATAAAAATGCTTGGGTGGGTAGGTTAGAAAAAATAATTGCGGTTATAGAAGCCAATAGTGAATTCAATACGAATGATTCGGTTCTACGAAGAGTAAAGCAACAGCGTGATTATCTCGCCAGTTCAAAAGCTATACACTCGTATACCCCGTTAACAAGCATGCAATTGATTCACGGCGACTTTCATCAATTCAACGTCTTTTTTGCTTCTAATTGTGCCGTAAGCAATGTGATCGATTGGGATCTTATACAAAACATGCCAGCTGGTTATGATGTTGCGAGAGCTTGTATGTACATGTTTAACATGGAACTTACTAGGTCATTAGTTTTGTTAAAAGGTTATCTGTCTGTTAAGCCTCTATCACGATTCGAGCTAAATGATGGGGCAAAGGCGTGGGCTGTTTATGCTGACCATCATGTATGGGCTTTAGAAGAGGTGTTCTTAAAGAACAATACCGCAGCCCAAAAATTTATACCTCAAAGTGACTTTGTCCCTTTTATGGAGCAATGGTCAAAAATTGAAATTGCCTTGTTTGAGTCGGTACGTAGAAAGGTTTGA
- a CDS encoding GFA family protein, with protein sequence MKGKGKCLCGSVELEVEYASNELGACHCSMCRNWSGGPMLVIDCADSVKISGESNVVRYKSSGWAERGFCGKCGTHLFYFLVPNNQYHLPVGLLMSGDDYKLTHQIFIDEKPKYYEFKNETHNMTGAEVFAHFESGE encoded by the coding sequence ATGAAAGGTAAAGGAAAGTGCCTATGTGGCTCGGTTGAGTTGGAAGTAGAGTACGCCAGTAATGAATTGGGGGCTTGTCATTGTAGTATGTGTAGAAATTGGTCTGGCGGTCCGATGTTAGTCATTGATTGCGCTGATTCCGTCAAAATATCAGGTGAATCAAATGTAGTCAGATATAAGTCATCAGGTTGGGCTGAGAGAGGGTTCTGCGGTAAATGTGGTACTCACTTGTTTTACTTTTTGGTGCCAAATAATCAGTACCACCTTCCTGTCGGTTTATTGATGTCTGGGGATGACTACAAATTAACTCATCAGATATTCATCGACGAAAAGCCCAAATACTACGAATTTAAAAATGAAACGCACAATATGACTGGTGCTGAAGTATTTGCCCACTTTGAAAGTGGAGAGTAA
- a CDS encoding nucleotide triphosphate diphosphatase NUDT15, with protein MSQEVRVGVAAVILREGRVLLGERIGSHGAHTWATPGGHLEWGESIEECAKRETLEETGLVVSGFEKLSFTNDIFEKENKHYITLFVVASDVSGEPQVTEPDKCKQWKWFKLDELPKPLFLPLTNLLSDPVILGKLAP; from the coding sequence GTGAGTCAGGAAGTAAGAGTAGGTGTCGCTGCGGTTATTCTACGTGAAGGGCGAGTGTTACTTGGAGAACGAATTGGTTCTCACGGGGCTCATACGTGGGCAACGCCGGGCGGACACCTTGAATGGGGTGAGAGCATTGAAGAGTGTGCCAAACGCGAAACACTTGAAGAGACTGGCCTTGTTGTTAGTGGATTTGAGAAGCTTTCTTTTACCAATGATATTTTTGAGAAAGAGAACAAGCACTATATAACGCTGTTTGTTGTTGCTTCTGACGTTAGCGGCGAACCACAGGTGACAGAGCCTGATAAATGTAAGCAATGGAAATGGTTTAAGCTAGATGAGTTACCTAAGCCATTGTTTCTTCCTCTGACCAATCTGTTGAGCGATCCGGTCATCCTTGGGAAGTTAGCTCCGTAA
- a CDS encoding class I SAM-dependent methyltransferase — MSDSIFRKDGTAQGVAKQRYIETLAKPNQRVINDPYAKRFVLGASLIKLMGHKLSVWITQKFAPGFHEHLISRTRFIDDLVEKNAASGSEQYIILGAGYDLRAHRLELPSSLKVFEVDQPEVQVRKRSKLPKYLPNASNVTYVGVDFNRQSLTEQLLAAGFDQSKRTIITLEGVSQYISKDTTASTIKELSELTKHSGSTFFISYVDESLQNDPEACFGKGYPKATKRAETIKNLSAKVGEPWVSFFNAEEIETLLSENGFALTQNKTLADLNDEYFTPVGRRIPEHHIFKLEHFVVAESNTTAT, encoded by the coding sequence ATGAGTGATTCGATTTTTAGAAAAGACGGCACTGCCCAAGGTGTGGCAAAACAGCGTTATATCGAAACCTTGGCTAAACCTAATCAGCGCGTGATTAACGACCCTTATGCAAAACGGTTTGTTTTAGGCGCAAGTCTAATCAAACTCATGGGGCATAAGCTTAGCGTTTGGATAACTCAAAAGTTCGCACCTGGTTTTCATGAGCACTTAATCTCTCGCACTCGATTCATTGATGATCTTGTCGAAAAAAATGCGGCGAGTGGTTCAGAGCAATACATCATATTAGGGGCAGGGTATGACTTGAGAGCTCATCGCCTTGAACTGCCTTCTTCGTTGAAGGTTTTTGAAGTGGACCAGCCCGAAGTTCAAGTTAGAAAGCGCTCTAAGCTGCCTAAATATTTGCCTAACGCGAGCAATGTTACCTATGTCGGCGTCGATTTTAATCGCCAGTCACTCACCGAACAGCTCTTGGCCGCGGGGTTCGATCAATCGAAGCGCACGATCATTACCCTAGAAGGTGTTTCGCAATACATAAGCAAAGACACGACAGCCTCGACCATTAAAGAGCTGTCTGAGCTTACGAAACATTCTGGTTCTACTTTCTTTATATCGTATGTCGATGAGTCGCTACAGAATGACCCGGAAGCTTGTTTTGGTAAAGGGTACCCCAAGGCGACGAAGCGAGCGGAAACCATTAAAAACTTATCCGCAAAGGTAGGTGAACCTTGGGTATCGTTCTTCAACGCTGAAGAGATCGAAACATTGTTGTCTGAAAATGGTTTTGCATTAACACAAAACAAGACATTGGCTGATCTGAATGATGAGTACTTTACCCCTGTCGGTAGAAGAATTCCTGAGCATCACATCTTCAAGCTAGAACACTTTGTCGTGGCAGAATCCAATACAACAGCGACCTAA
- a CDS encoding VOC family protein, with protein MKVQYLEVVTPEVDVVCATYAQLYNVKFSGADVNLGGARTAKLSNGGVIGIRAPFRETEEPTVRHYTLVDDIQSAVTTAEKLGAEVAVPPMELPRHGMCAIVIQGGVELGFWEL; from the coding sequence ATGAAGGTTCAATATCTTGAAGTGGTTACCCCAGAAGTCGATGTTGTTTGTGCTACATACGCTCAGCTCTACAACGTGAAGTTCAGTGGTGCAGATGTGAACCTTGGTGGAGCGCGCACTGCAAAGCTATCTAATGGTGGGGTAATAGGCATTCGAGCACCGTTTCGTGAAACTGAAGAACCAACTGTTCGACATTACACGCTGGTTGATGATATCCAGTCTGCAGTAACTACAGCCGAGAAACTAGGCGCCGAAGTTGCGGTGCCGCCAATGGAGTTACCACGTCACGGCATGTGTGCCATTGTTATTCAAGGTGGCGTCGAACTCGGATTCTGGGAGTTATAG
- a CDS encoding RraA family protein, translating into MKSDFSKLATTEYGNILSNDHFINFSIGPLWQGMPRICGEAFTVQLTSGDNLMLHSAIYEAPEDSIIVVDGVDCEYAVAGGNVCAVAKRRGIKGFIIDGVIRDLTEISDMKFPVFAKGVHPVPGKKEVYYELGAPITCGGAKVSTGDIIVADVEGIVVIPKSKKDEVFLMASKKASKEASLTLSEWEINHRAKIAQAITSAKQKT; encoded by the coding sequence ATGAAGTCAGATTTTTCTAAATTAGCGACAACCGAGTATGGAAACATACTGAGTAATGACCACTTTATTAACTTTAGTATTGGTCCTCTTTGGCAGGGAATGCCGCGAATTTGCGGAGAAGCGTTTACTGTCCAGTTAACGTCTGGTGATAATTTAATGCTTCATTCAGCCATATACGAAGCACCAGAAGATTCCATCATTGTAGTGGATGGAGTTGATTGCGAATATGCCGTAGCCGGCGGTAATGTATGCGCAGTCGCGAAGCGTCGAGGTATCAAAGGCTTTATTATTGATGGTGTCATTCGAGATTTGACTGAAATTTCAGATATGAAGTTTCCAGTTTTTGCGAAAGGTGTTCATCCAGTACCGGGAAAGAAAGAGGTCTATTATGAATTGGGCGCTCCAATCACTTGCGGGGGAGCAAAGGTCTCTACTGGAGATATCATTGTTGCTGATGTAGAGGGTATTGTCGTTATTCCTAAATCAAAGAAAGACGAAGTGTTTTTAATGGCTTCAAAGAAAGCAAGTAAAGAGGCGTCATTAACACTCTCTGAGTGGGAAATAAACCATAGGGCCAAAATAGCCCAAGCAATAACGTCCGCGAAACAAAAAACTTAA
- a CDS encoding NAD-dependent epimerase/dehydratase family protein: protein MKVLIAGASGYIGRHVTSLFAKSDFEVFTYGRDKIVTPLTVGLIENRSDFEGYFDVVVNCARPHWSQFSADEIADVEQRLLSELDLLAARDATKIHTSGVWLFGNASSADLSQFRLKPLEAVRLDVETIQSAIRNRWHVVYCPSLVYGGENCQLKRIVESFASQTIQVGMPSIGFNQYVHVYDIARFYLLLAQGRTLEKQHFIAETQGYSPAEFAQLLLAAKAVTKVRKISWEEFESENGSMAVGIEQLNLKLPISSSFEPVELVEDYIKRSIQM from the coding sequence ATGAAAGTATTGATTGCAGGGGCTAGTGGGTACATTGGCCGTCACGTTACATCGCTATTCGCAAAAAGTGACTTTGAAGTTTTTACATACGGTAGAGACAAAATCGTCACACCTCTTACTGTCGGGTTGATAGAAAATAGGTCCGATTTTGAAGGCTACTTTGATGTGGTTGTGAATTGCGCGCGTCCACATTGGTCACAATTCTCAGCAGATGAAATTGCAGATGTGGAGCAAAGGTTGCTATCTGAGTTAGACCTACTTGCCGCTAGAGATGCAACAAAGATACATACATCGGGTGTTTGGCTCTTTGGTAACGCCTCTAGCGCTGATTTGAGTCAGTTTAGGCTCAAACCCTTGGAAGCCGTTAGATTAGATGTAGAAACAATACAGAGCGCTATTAGAAACAGGTGGCACGTCGTTTACTGTCCTAGTTTGGTTTATGGCGGTGAGAACTGTCAGTTAAAGCGAATTGTAGAATCTTTCGCTAGCCAAACGATCCAAGTAGGTATGCCGTCTATAGGATTTAACCAATATGTTCATGTATATGACATTGCACGGTTCTATTTACTTTTGGCGCAAGGCCGAACCTTAGAAAAGCAGCATTTTATTGCAGAGACTCAAGGTTATAGTCCTGCAGAATTCGCTCAACTCTTATTGGCCGCCAAAGCGGTAACAAAAGTGAGAAAGATCAGTTGGGAAGAGTTTGAGTCAGAAAATGGCTCTATGGCCGTTGGTATTGAACAACTGAATCTAAAACTACCAATTAGTTCTTCGTTCGAGCCTGTCGAGTTAGTTGAAGACTACATAAAACGAAGTATCCAAATGTGA
- a CDS encoding VOC family protein produces the protein MIDHVTVSVSDLEKSRTFYEEAFRPLGYKVAFGEKGKFWAFDLGKGFLFEICSSNVEGPLTSFHIAFRVANQQQVHEFYDAALLAGAKDNGAPGPRPHYTENYYACFIHDPDGHNIEAVFDKWVS, from the coding sequence ATGATTGACCACGTGACCGTCTCCGTAAGTGACTTAGAAAAAAGCCGCACATTCTATGAAGAGGCGTTTCGCCCACTGGGGTATAAAGTCGCCTTTGGAGAAAAGGGAAAGTTCTGGGCTTTTGATTTAGGAAAAGGCTTTTTATTTGAGATATGCAGTTCGAACGTAGAGGGGCCTTTAACGAGTTTCCACATTGCCTTTCGGGTCGCCAACCAACAACAAGTCCATGAGTTTTATGATGCTGCGCTGTTGGCCGGAGCTAAAGACAATGGTGCTCCAGGGCCCCGTCCACATTACACCGAAAATTATTACGCATGTTTTATTCATGACCCAGACGGACATAATATTGAAGCTGTTTTTGATAAGTGGGTATCCTGA
- a CDS encoding NUDIX hydrolase, translated as MRAPFQVLVFPYQIVDTKPRFLIARRRDNGVWQAISGGGEDNESLLEAAKRELSEESQLVGDNWQLLDSMCMLPKVFYAGNHNWTEHPFVIPEHSFSVKVTEDPELSSEHTDYLWCDYREASELLTYDSNRNALWEINERLR; from the coding sequence ATGAGAGCACCTTTTCAGGTTTTGGTCTTTCCCTATCAAATAGTCGACACTAAACCTCGGTTTTTAATCGCACGCAGAAGGGACAATGGTGTATGGCAGGCAATATCCGGTGGTGGCGAAGACAATGAATCATTACTTGAAGCAGCAAAACGAGAGCTCTCTGAAGAGAGTCAGTTAGTCGGTGATAACTGGCAGTTGCTCGATTCAATGTGCATGCTTCCAAAAGTCTTTTATGCTGGGAATCACAATTGGACTGAGCATCCATTCGTCATTCCTGAGCATTCCTTCTCAGTTAAAGTCACAGAAGATCCTGAACTATCAAGTGAACACACTGATTACCTTTGGTGTGATTACCGAGAAGCCAGTGAACTTCTAACATATGACTCAAACAGAAACGCGCTTTGGGAGATCAACGAAAGACTTCGCTGA
- a CDS encoding GNAT family N-acetyltransferase, which yields MVNIREMAISDYDSVIALWCQTEGMSIRDADSKESIGSYLDRNPGLSFVAETNNEIIGAVLVGTDGRRGYLQHLAVSANFRGQKLGCKLVAEAVNALAGLGIPKTHLFVYNDNINAQQFYEKLGWFPRDEVRMYSFNSSDNSNV from the coding sequence GTGGTCAACATTCGGGAAATGGCAATTTCAGACTACGACTCAGTGATCGCGTTGTGGTGCCAAACAGAAGGTATGAGTATTCGCGATGCCGATTCGAAAGAAAGTATTGGGAGCTATTTAGATCGTAACCCCGGTCTGAGTTTTGTGGCTGAAACTAACAACGAGATCATTGGCGCTGTGTTGGTCGGAACGGATGGACGTCGTGGGTATTTACAGCACTTAGCTGTCTCGGCCAACTTTAGAGGGCAAAAGTTAGGTTGTAAGCTTGTCGCAGAGGCGGTCAACGCACTTGCAGGGTTAGGTATTCCGAAGACCCACTTGTTTGTCTATAACGACAACATCAACGCTCAACAGTTTTACGAAAAATTGGGCTGGTTTCCTCGAGATGAAGTTCGAATGTACTCGTTTAATAGCTCGGATAATAGTAACGTTTAG
- a CDS encoding DUF2000 domain-containing protein, which produces MSNLPDESQKRFIAILSKKMDLGRTLNVLGHLSVGLSNRLESDEAYYVDYQDFDGNVHPNLSHYPFIVLKADNSNKLRKVSEEAFIRGIKFTDFTSSMIEGGSVEQQKRTKETKEEDLEYLGVCLFGDTEILREFTKKFSLYK; this is translated from the coding sequence GTGAGCAATTTACCAGACGAAAGCCAAAAACGATTCATAGCGATTTTAAGCAAAAAGATGGATTTAGGAAGAACATTGAACGTGCTAGGGCACTTGAGCGTTGGCCTATCTAACCGATTAGAAAGTGATGAGGCTTACTACGTTGATTATCAAGATTTTGATGGCAATGTTCACCCTAATCTATCTCACTATCCTTTCATCGTGCTGAAAGCAGACAACTCAAATAAGCTTAGAAAAGTAAGTGAAGAAGCCTTCATCCGAGGGATCAAATTTACAGATTTTACGAGCTCAATGATCGAAGGTGGTTCTGTTGAGCAGCAGAAACGAACCAAAGAAACCAAAGAAGAAGACCTTGAGTATCTTGGTGTATGCCTGTTTGGTGACACGGAAATTCTACGCGAATTTACAAAGAAGTTTAGCTTGTATAAGTAA
- a CDS encoding LysE family translocator has translation MSITSGIALFVAMLLSAAIPGASVLAVLSRSLSYGWKQGLLVVLGVLIADYIFIFLALSGLSALASAMGEFATVIKYVGVAYLFWLAYTTWTSDVSESSSTSSEQRTKASSVIIGLLMTVSNPKAILFYMGFFPAFIDLKTFTTTDVMMILVISTVAVGGVLSLYACTASKARFVFQGRSAKTLLNRLSGGFLATCGALLATKT, from the coding sequence ATGTCAATTACATCAGGAATAGCTCTATTTGTTGCGATGTTACTATCTGCAGCCATACCGGGAGCCAGCGTTCTCGCAGTTCTGTCGAGGTCTCTAAGCTATGGTTGGAAACAAGGCTTGTTAGTGGTGCTTGGCGTACTAATCGCGGATTACATTTTTATATTCTTAGCTTTGTCTGGTTTATCGGCTTTAGCTAGCGCAATGGGTGAATTTGCTACGGTAATTAAATATGTAGGCGTTGCCTATTTGTTTTGGTTGGCTTACACAACATGGACGTCAGATGTTAGTGAATCATCGAGTACATCTTCGGAGCAACGAACGAAAGCTTCAAGCGTGATTATCGGGTTATTGATGACAGTTTCAAACCCAAAGGCGATTTTGTTTTACATGGGTTTCTTTCCCGCATTCATAGACCTAAAAACATTTACCACAACAGATGTGATGATGATTTTGGTGATTTCAACTGTAGCTGTAGGTGGAGTATTGAGTCTCTATGCTTGCACTGCCTCTAAAGCTCGTTTTGTATTTCAAGGGCGCTCAGCAAAGACGCTATTGAACAGATTATCTGGTGGCTTTTTGGCGACTTGCGGTGCTTTGTTAGCAACTAAAACATGA
- a CDS encoding GNAT family N-acetyltransferase yields MITIERLEESHVASVQAIQLADEQVKFAGTAAEFLLDGSETTHLHVIKSDNEVVGFFKLDIAYAEHYEFCPEGSIGLRAFVLDKNQQGKGLGTGTVKALFPYLKANYSAYQSIYLTVNCKNPAAFNCYKKGGFEDTGEQYLGGAAGPQFIMRGQIA; encoded by the coding sequence ATGATAACTATCGAAAGGCTTGAAGAATCCCATGTGGCGTCAGTTCAGGCTATCCAACTCGCCGATGAACAGGTTAAGTTCGCTGGTACAGCTGCAGAGTTTTTATTAGACGGCAGTGAAACGACGCACTTGCACGTGATTAAGTCTGATAACGAAGTTGTTGGTTTCTTTAAGCTGGATATCGCTTACGCAGAGCACTACGAATTCTGCCCTGAAGGAAGCATTGGGCTAAGAGCTTTTGTGCTTGATAAAAACCAGCAAGGTAAAGGTTTAGGAACTGGCACGGTCAAAGCTTTGTTCCCATATTTAAAAGCGAATTACTCAGCGTATCAGTCGATTTACTTAACTGTGAATTGCAAAAATCCGGCAGCATTCAACTGTTATAAGAAAGGCGGCTTCGAAGATACCGGTGAGCAGTATTTAGGTGGCGCAGCAGGCCCGCAATTTATCATGCGTGGTCAAATTGCTTAG